From the Mycoplasmatota bacterium genome, one window contains:
- a CDS encoding HutP family protein: MKSSSLEISKAAILVAMTSSREEEHQKIELLKKEGVRAVAVDIGGNLLDSIPKIVERAVIAARRKNVIKECHVSDGAVAGATRDAIMQVASRATGLNVGGKIGIARLGEHLSVCIFMSIGLLHLNEVSIGLAHRSIPE, translated from the coding sequence ATGAAATCAAGTAGTTTAGAGATTTCTAAGGCTGCTATTTTAGTGGCAATGACGAGTTCTCGAGAAGAAGAACATCAAAAAATTGAATTATTGAAAAAAGAAGGCGTAAGAGCAGTTGCGGTTGATATTGGTGGTAATTTATTGGATTCAATTCCAAAAATTGTAGAACGCGCTGTTATTGCCGCAAGAAGAAAAAATGTCATAAAGGAATGTCATGTTAGTGATGGTGCTGTTGCTGGGGCAACAAGGGATGCTATTATGCAAGTTGCAAGTAGAGCAACCGGTTTAAATGTAGGTGGCAAAATAGGGATTGCTAGATTAGGTGAACATTTAAGTGTTTGTATATTTATGAGTATTGGTTTACTTCATTTAAATGAAGTCTCTATTGGTTTAGCACATCGCTCAATTCCTGAATAA
- a CDS encoding DUF1848 domain-containing protein, whose protein sequence is MTGDKVISVSRRTDIPAFYTDWFINGIKRGYVDSINPFNRKYVSRVSLLPEDVTCFVFWTKNPKPIFKFLPTLDRLGYKYYFQYTLTSYSNDIEKLVPNKSNDLINTFKMLSDLIGKDKVIWRYDPIILTEKYNKEYHYKYFEEIMKRLKDCTNRVVISFVDLYNKTEINTRHLNIKNWTPSLMREVGYELAKISKRYNLEIQTCSEEVDLSEFGIEHGKCIDDRIISKITNKKITKLNKDKGQRKACGCVESIDIGSNNTCKHLCFYCYANISEKTVLNNVLKHNPNSALLVGELVGDETIHWRNGIKYLKSKEQIKNKSDDLLNL, encoded by the coding sequence ATGACTGGAGATAAGGTAATATCTGTTTCACGAAGGACCGATATACCAGCATTTTATACTGACTGGTTTATTAATGGTATTAAAAGAGGATATGTTGATTCCATTAATCCTTTTAACCGAAAGTATGTTAGTAGGGTTAGTTTATTACCTGAAGATGTGACATGTTTCGTCTTTTGGACAAAAAACCCTAAGCCAATATTTAAGTTTCTTCCAACTTTAGATAGATTAGGATACAAATATTATTTTCAATATACTTTAACTTCATATAGTAATGATATAGAGAAATTGGTTCCTAATAAGTCTAATGATTTAATTAATACATTTAAAATGTTATCTGATCTCATAGGAAAAGATAAAGTTATATGGCGTTATGATCCAATTATTCTAACTGAAAAATATAATAAAGAATATCATTATAAATATTTCGAAGAAATAATGAAAAGACTTAAAGACTGTACGAATAGAGTTGTTATTAGCTTTGTTGATTTGTATAATAAAACCGAAATCAATACTAGACATTTGAATATAAAGAATTGGACGCCTTCTTTAATGAGAGAGGTTGGATATGAACTTGCTAAAATATCTAAAAGGTACAATTTAGAGATACAAACATGTTCTGAAGAAGTTGATTTAAGTGAATTTGGAATAGAACATGGAAAGTGTATTGATGATAGGATTATTAGCAAAATAACGAATAAAAAAATAACTAAGCTTAACAAAGATAAAGGACAACGAAAAGCTTGTGGTTGTGTAGAAAGTATTGATATTGGATCAAACAACACATGTAAACATTTATGTTTTTATTGTTATGCAAATATTAGTGAAAAAACTGTATTAAATAATGTATTAAAGCATAATCCCAATTCAGCATTATTAGTGGGAGAATTAGTAGGTGATGAAACAATTCATTGGAGAAATGGTATAAAATACTTAAAATCAAAAGAACAAATTAAAAACAAAAGTGACGATTTATTAAATCTATAA
- a CDS encoding GNAT family N-acetyltransferase gives MIKIIPYSPIYLEEMTELFIKKYQNVVKKIPLLPNKYSMVEEIKPKIEKISSTYDTVVAVKDNHVVGYLSGFLIDSFKSSHSGIYTPEWSHATLNNDVNIFNEMYQRFFSIVSKKGCKAHAITILGDELELKENLNWNGHGLLVIDAIRKAQLINERNQNIKIRFACLDDIPKLINIIEENHGYMSGSPTFLHIDKGKNISEMLNTWLTDVKTKILIAFEKEKIIGMMKVVINSCNSATIVHDKKILKISTTHVLEAYQNQGIAKALLNEANRYALDNNLESVAVDFESTNFKARRFWLKHFDIVCYSLIRYIDDRILEIN, from the coding sequence ATGATAAAAATTATTCCATATAGCCCTATATATTTAGAGGAAATGACAGAACTTTTTATTAAAAAATATCAAAATGTTGTAAAAAAAATTCCATTGCTCCCAAATAAATACTCGATGGTTGAAGAGATTAAACCTAAAATTGAGAAGATTAGTTCTACTTATGATACAGTTGTCGCGGTGAAGGATAATCATGTTGTAGGTTATTTATCAGGGTTTTTGATTGATTCATTTAAAAGCTCTCATTCAGGGATATATACACCAGAGTGGTCACATGCTACATTAAATAATGATGTAAATATTTTTAATGAAATGTATCAGAGATTTTTTTCGATAGTATCTAAAAAGGGTTGCAAGGCACATGCAATCACGATTTTAGGTGATGAACTGGAATTAAAAGAAAATCTAAATTGGAATGGTCATGGTTTATTAGTTATTGATGCCATTAGAAAAGCACAATTAATTAATGAAAGAAATCAAAACATTAAGATTCGTTTTGCTTGTTTAGACGATATACCTAAATTAATCAATATCATAGAAGAAAATCATGGTTATATGTCAGGGTCACCAACATTTTTACATATAGATAAAGGTAAGAATATCAGTGAGATGTTAAATACGTGGTTAACCGATGTGAAAACAAAAATATTAATCGCTTTTGAAAAAGAGAAAATTATAGGGATGATGAAAGTAGTGATTAATAGTTGCAATTCTGCAACCATTGTTCATGATAAGAAAATTTTAAAAATTTCAACAACCCATGTTCTAGAAGCTTATCAAAATCAAGGGATAGCTAAAGCTTTGTTAAATGAAGCCAATCGTTATGCATTAGATAATAATTTAGAAAGTGTTGCCGTTGATTTTGAATCAACCAATTTTAAGGCAAGACGTTTTTGGTTAAAACATTTTGACATTGTTTGTTACTCATTAATCCGTTATATTGATGATAGAATCCTAGAAATTAATTAA
- a CDS encoding ABC transporter ATP-binding protein, with protein MKPTIEIKNFTKYYGDFKAVDMKYLSVYPGEILALLGPNGAGKTTTLETLEGLREASSGELTLKGLNVRTDYHKIRKLIGVQLQSQSLPPSITIKEAMELFCGYYQVKPRVDLLERFGLKEIENRQFGNLSVGQQRKLALAIAMAHEPEILILDEPTAGLDVNIKAELHEVLKELRNKGCSIILSSHDMFEIEKLADRIAILLKGEIITIATPTEIKNTYNLIKINVKTEKSTLLNGFSSEFLINPINNQEYIEFYIDIKNVHQLLNEIMGYLDEHHDEIVDINIEKSSLEERFIALTNKLEEGAE; from the coding sequence ATGAAACCTACAATTGAAATTAAAAATTTTACAAAGTATTATGGTGATTTTAAAGCAGTAGATATGAAGTATCTAAGCGTGTATCCTGGTGAAATTCTTGCTTTACTAGGTCCAAATGGTGCAGGTAAAACAACAACATTAGAAACATTAGAAGGATTACGTGAGGCTAGTAGTGGGGAATTAACTCTAAAAGGTTTAAATGTTAGGACTGATTATCATAAAATACGTAAGTTAATTGGTGTCCAACTTCAATCACAAAGTTTACCACCATCTATAACGATTAAAGAAGCGATGGAACTATTTTGTGGTTATTATCAGGTTAAACCTAGAGTTGATTTATTAGAGCGTTTTGGTTTAAAAGAAATTGAAAATAGACAATTTGGTAATCTATCGGTTGGTCAACAAAGAAAATTAGCACTAGCAATCGCAATGGCACATGAACCTGAAATATTAATCTTAGATGAACCAACAGCAGGACTTGATGTGAATATCAAGGCTGAGTTACATGAAGTGTTAAAAGAATTAAGAAATAAGGGTTGTTCTATTATTTTATCAAGTCATGATATGTTTGAAATAGAAAAATTAGCTGATCGCATTGCGATTTTATTAAAAGGTGAAATTATCACAATCGCAACACCGACTGAAATAAAAAATACTTATAATTTAATTAAGATAAATGTTAAAACAGAAAAAAGTACGCTTCTTAATGGTTTTAGTAGTGAATTTCTAATTAATCCTATCAATAATCAAGAATACATAGAATTTTACATCGATATTAAAAATGTTCATCAATTATTAAATGAAATCATGGGTTACTTAGATGAACATCATGATGAGATTGTTGATATTAATATTGAAAAATCTTCATTAGAAGAGCGATTTATCGCACTAACAAATAAGTTGGAGGAGGGAGCAGAATGA
- a CDS encoding Cof-type HAD-IIB family hydrolase, whose translation MEKHLILIDLDGTLLNSKSQVSEMNKIILGEVQKQGHEIIITTGRAYYRSHMFYDELNLRSLIVNRNASIIHGPYDNQFKHIYEWIDPDTVENILTCEIAHFMRKMYIEHLNEVYVVKGERDFYEPYPLCKLIDYNNQALFNCTNLLSISVEKKDVEKTKTILERYSMVKYEKYSMGEELTLFNVYPIQSDKANAFSYLSDYYGVPQHRIIAFGDGGNDVRMIKEAGIGIAMKNAIDVVKKNAQLITDYSNNESGVGLFLKKYFELNI comes from the coding sequence ATGGAAAAACATTTAATATTGATTGATTTAGATGGAACATTATTAAATAGTAAAAGTCAAGTTAGTGAAATGAATAAAATTATTTTAGGGGAAGTACAAAAACAAGGTCATGAAATTATTATTACAACAGGAAGAGCTTATTACCGTTCACACATGTTTTATGATGAATTAAATTTGCGGTCGTTAATTGTGAATCGTAATGCAAGCATTATTCATGGGCCCTATGATAATCAATTTAAACACATTTATGAGTGGATAGACCCAGATACAGTTGAAAATATTTTAACTTGTGAAATAGCACATTTTATGAGAAAAATGTATATTGAACATTTAAATGAAGTATACGTTGTAAAGGGTGAAAGAGATTTTTATGAACCATATCCACTATGTAAATTAATTGATTACAATAATCAAGCATTATTTAATTGTACCAACTTATTATCTATATCAGTTGAAAAAAAGGATGTAGAAAAGACGAAAACAATTTTAGAGCGTTATTCAATGGTTAAATATGAAAAATATTCAATGGGAGAAGAGTTGACTTTATTTAATGTTTATCCAATACAATCGGATAAAGCGAATGCTTTTTCTTATTTAAGTGATTATTATGGAGTACCTCAACATCGTATTATCGCTTTTGGTGATGGGGGAAATGATGTCAGAATGATTAAAGAAGCAGGCATAGGAATTGCGATGAAAAACGCAATTGATGTAGTAAAGAAAAATGCTCAGTTAATCACCGATTATTCAAACAATGAATCAGGAGTAGGTTTATTTTTAAAAAAATATTTTGAATTAAATATTTAG
- a CDS encoding magnesium transporter CorA family protein, with the protein MLTYYKTNEQNQLEQLDDIQDGAWINLVKPTQEEIETISTKLNIDENDIKSVLDAEETARIETEDDYTLIIVDVPTIEREENSEFYMTIPLAIIVTTSNHIITVCLNELQILNYFIENKVKGFFTYKRTRFIYQILFKNAALFLQYLRLIDRQSSRIEKELHKSLKNKELIQLLDLEKSLVFFSTSLRSNEVVLDKLHRVEHIKHYPEDEELLEDVIIENKQAIEMSNIYSGILSGMMDAFASVISNNLNMVMKTLTSITIVLAIPTLIASLFGMNVPLPFSDNSIGLLIIVILSFTVALIVAIFMRKKNLF; encoded by the coding sequence ATGTTAACCTATTATAAAACAAATGAACAAAACCAACTAGAACAATTAGATGATATTCAAGATGGTGCTTGGATTAATTTAGTCAAACCAACGCAAGAAGAAATTGAAACAATATCTACGAAACTTAATATTGATGAAAATGATATCAAGTCTGTACTCGATGCTGAGGAAACAGCTCGTATAGAAACAGAAGATGATTACACGTTAATAATTGTCGATGTGCCAACCATTGAAAGAGAAGAAAATTCAGAATTTTATATGACAATCCCCTTAGCGATTATCGTAACAACAAGTAATCATATCATAACAGTTTGCCTTAATGAGTTACAAATATTGAATTATTTTATAGAAAATAAAGTAAAAGGTTTTTTTACCTATAAAAGAACACGATTTATTTATCAGATTCTATTTAAAAATGCAGCTCTATTTTTACAATATCTACGATTAATTGATAGACAATCAAGTCGTATAGAAAAAGAATTACATAAATCATTAAAAAATAAAGAACTTATTCAATTATTAGATTTAGAAAAATCACTTGTTTTCTTTAGCACCTCATTACGTTCTAACGAAGTGGTATTAGATAAATTACACCGTGTAGAACATATAAAACATTACCCAGAAGATGAAGAATTACTAGAAGATGTTATTATTGAAAATAAACAGGCAATTGAAATGTCAAACATCTATAGTGGAATCCTAAGTGGAATGATGGATGCCTTTGCTTCTGTTATTTCTAATAATTTAAATATGGTCATGAAAACTTTAACATCAATAACCATCGTTTTAGCGATACCAACTTTAATTGCGAGTCTATTTGGAATGAACGTGCCTTTACCTTTTAGTGATAATTCTATCGGACTATTAATTATAGTCATTTTATCATTTACAGTCGCACTAATCGTTGCGATATTTATGCGTAAAAAGAATTTATTTTAA
- a CDS encoding ABC transporter substrate-binding protein → MVGKKVVIFGICAFFILLMVGCTKVDGKIRIGITQYVSHVALDSNRKGFMDGLASQGFDDKKVHFIFSNAQGDVATTNIIANDLISKKVDLIMAIATPSAQAVKNVAEDVKIPILFSAVTDPVESGLVESIDHPGGNVTGTSDMAPIDKQLALIKELLPEAKRIGFVYSLGETNSIIQLAQVQDESDKLGLSIVSKGVTTSTELADVLDLLLKEVDVLYIPTDNLVASSMPIVVSKAIEKQIPVIGSEKAHVENGALLTSGIDYYKLGFQTGLMAARILNGEVPNDIPVESLNETEIVINMNTVKALGLTIPQDLLDQATIID, encoded by the coding sequence ATGGTAGGAAAAAAAGTAGTTATTTTTGGTATTTGTGCATTCTTTATATTATTAATGGTAGGGTGTACAAAAGTTGATGGAAAAATTCGAATAGGTATCACACAATATGTAAGTCATGTTGCTTTAGACAGTAATCGTAAAGGTTTTATGGATGGACTTGCTAGTCAAGGATTTGATGATAAAAAAGTTCATTTTATTTTTTCTAATGCCCAAGGTGATGTGGCAACAACTAATATTATTGCCAATGATTTAATCTCAAAGAAAGTAGATTTAATTATGGCGATTGCAACACCTTCTGCTCAAGCAGTTAAAAATGTGGCAGAAGATGTGAAAATTCCAATTTTATTTTCTGCAGTTACTGATCCTGTTGAATCAGGACTTGTTGAATCAATAGATCATCCAGGAGGGAATGTGACAGGTACAAGTGATATGGCACCAATTGATAAACAATTGGCTTTGATTAAGGAATTGCTTCCTGAAGCAAAGAGAATAGGATTTGTCTATAGTTTAGGTGAAACGAATTCAATCATTCAACTTGCACAAGTTCAAGACGAAAGTGATAAATTAGGACTTTCAATTGTTTCTAAGGGTGTGACAACATCAACAGAATTAGCGGATGTACTTGATCTATTACTTAAAGAAGTGGATGTTTTATATATACCAACTGATAATTTAGTTGCATCATCAATGCCTATTGTTGTTTCTAAAGCAATTGAGAAACAAATTCCTGTCATTGGAAGTGAAAAGGCACATGTTGAAAATGGGGCACTGTTAACTAGTGGAATTGACTATTATAAATTAGGATTTCAAACTGGCTTAATGGCAGCTCGTATATTAAATGGTGAAGTACCAAATGATATTCCAGTAGAGAGTCTAAATGAAACAGAAATAGTTATAAATATGAATACAGTAAAAGCACTTGGTTTAACTATTCCACAAGATTTATTAGATCAAGCAACGATAATAGACTAA
- a CDS encoding bifunctional metallophosphatase/5'-nucleotidase — protein MKFKILHTNDIHSNYENFAKIKTLINLNKDENTIILDAGDFADFKRVELMGTKGKLAGQLLEKAGYDAITIGNNETFQGIKMLESMTNLSPIPFLSCNLLKSGKPLNDVNPFIFLIKQNVRFLIIGTSPNIPIFNELMGFSFIDYREEITKIIQENKHDVCILVNHIGTKNDELLANSIDGIDIIISSHDHKLYPEAKIINGVINHSAGQYGENLGVIEFELQDNKLSLSNSKVISTNTIQKDTGIIKILAENKIEAINYLSQALYPLNQTLYHDYLEECPIGNLLADSLRDLLKCDIGLINSGIINGGIKKGFVTDLKLIEIAPSPLNATSFEVKGKDIKAALQISLDPQNCLHNGKGPGFRGIALGRLHVSGMTIIYKNQTINKILIGNEELNEEKYYTVGSSDYLQRNQVYTPLNNNINPNYHVEYIRDVLKIYLPKQEFVDNAFINRWISEN, from the coding sequence ATGAAATTTAAAATTTTACACACCAATGATATTCATAGTAATTATGAAAACTTTGCGAAAATCAAAACATTGATTAATTTAAACAAAGATGAAAATACGATTATTTTAGATGCTGGTGATTTTGCAGATTTTAAAAGAGTAGAATTAATGGGGACTAAAGGGAAACTAGCAGGACAATTATTAGAAAAGGCTGGTTATGACGCGATTACTATCGGAAATAACGAGACTTTTCAAGGAATAAAAATGCTTGAATCTATGACCAATCTTTCTCCTATCCCGTTTTTAAGTTGTAATTTATTAAAAAGTGGAAAACCCTTAAATGATGTTAATCCATTTATTTTCCTAATAAAACAAAATGTTCGGTTTTTAATCATAGGAACAAGCCCTAATATCCCAATTTTTAATGAATTAATGGGATTCTCTTTCATTGACTATAGAGAAGAAATAACAAAAATAATACAAGAAAACAAACATGATGTCTGTATCTTAGTCAATCATATTGGTACTAAAAACGATGAACTACTAGCAAATTCAATCGATGGGATTGACATTATAATTTCTAGCCATGATCACAAATTATATCCTGAAGCCAAAATCATTAATGGAGTCATAAATCATAGTGCCGGACAATATGGAGAAAACCTAGGTGTGATAGAATTTGAACTACAAGACAATAAACTATCCTTAAGTAATTCAAAGGTTATAAGCACAAATACTATTCAAAAAGACACTGGTATTATAAAAATATTAGCTGAAAATAAAATTGAAGCGATTAATTATTTAAGTCAAGCTCTATATCCATTAAATCAAACCTTATATCATGATTATTTAGAAGAATGTCCGATTGGTAATTTACTAGCTGACAGTTTAAGAGATTTACTTAAATGTGATATTGGACTTATTAATAGTGGAATTATTAATGGGGGAATAAAAAAAGGATTTGTAACTGATTTAAAATTAATTGAAATCGCTCCTTCTCCATTAAATGCTACCTCATTTGAAGTAAAAGGAAAAGATATAAAAGCTGCTTTACAAATTTCATTAGACCCGCAAAACTGTTTACATAATGGAAAAGGACCGGGGTTTAGAGGAATTGCATTAGGTAGACTTCACGTTTCTGGCATGACTATTATTTATAAAAACCAAACCATAAATAAAATATTAATTGGAAATGAAGAATTAAATGAAGAGAAATATTACACCGTGGGTAGTAGTGATTACTTACAACGTAACCAAGTCTATACCCCATTAAATAATAATATTAATCCTAATTATCATGTAGAATATATAAGAGATGTTTTAAAAATTTATTTACCTAAACAAGAATTTGTGGACAATGCTTTTATAAATAGATGGATAAGTGAAAACTAG
- the spoIID gene encoding stage II sporulation protein D — protein MIVKHKIIVENNEKVLVVYLDNNLEEFASELGDNAEESEKNLKEQIQDYIKKHNIKFSGKVVKVLAGALLVATLAFAPGGDYRASAASLTQANNQSYVVEPGDSLWRIANNYGISVDDLKEMNDLTTDTIQPGQTLIVNKTTALSSVYIVSENDSLYKIAQVSGLSISDLKSYNHLTSDTIHPGQKLLLIPDAEVGTYTVKSGDSLWHIAKNYSMSVEDLKRLNDISETIFPGQELKVIQAASPDTYTVQPGDSLWGLARGFNTTVDELKSINNLSGDTIYLGQTLYIPNVSETPPITEIPSETKMTVTIKRYNGTIQYISLEEYVTGVVAAELGAGFNDASYKAQALAARTYAAKRVVEGKIITDTDSHQVYKDESQIRQLWGENDYNTYYPQVEKAVNDTRGEVIKYNGDFIDALFFSTSNGKTENPVYVWGGELDYLQSVDSHWDTKSPYFYRVNTFTTSEFAARLGVSSSNLYANVLFRTANGSVNTINISGRSFSGNYVKSRLGLRSTDFDIRISGGKVTIEQRGWGHSVGMSQYGAYFMGEEGYTYDQIIHHYYQGVDINRI, from the coding sequence ATGATTGTTAAGCATAAAATTATCGTTGAAAATAATGAAAAAGTATTAGTGGTTTACTTAGATAATAATTTAGAAGAATTTGCGAGTGAATTAGGAGATAATGCGGAAGAGAGTGAAAAAAACTTAAAGGAACAAATACAAGATTATATTAAAAAACATAATATTAAATTTAGTGGGAAGGTAGTTAAAGTATTGGCAGGGGCTCTTTTAGTAGCGACTCTAGCTTTTGCGCCTGGAGGAGATTATAGAGCAAGCGCAGCCTCTTTAACTCAAGCAAATAATCAATCATATGTTGTAGAACCTGGTGATTCTTTATGGAGAATTGCAAATAATTATGGGATTAGTGTTGATGATCTAAAAGAGATGAATGATTTAACTACCGATACCATTCAACCAGGGCAAACACTTATTGTTAATAAAACAACCGCATTAAGTAGTGTTTATATTGTTTCAGAAAATGATTCTTTATATAAAATAGCACAAGTAAGTGGTTTAAGTATTTCTGATTTAAAATCTTATAATCATTTAACCAGTGATACCATCCATCCAGGACAAAAACTTTTGTTAATTCCTGATGCTGAGGTTGGAACTTATACGGTTAAATCTGGTGATTCCTTATGGCATATCGCTAAAAATTATAGTATGAGTGTTGAGGATTTAAAACGATTGAATGATATTTCAGAAACTATATTTCCAGGTCAAGAATTGAAAGTTATACAAGCAGCCTCTCCTGATACTTATACCGTTCAACCAGGAGATTCATTGTGGGGACTTGCAAGAGGATTTAATACAACTGTAGATGAGTTAAAATCAATTAATAATTTATCAGGTGATACCATTTATCTAGGTCAAACGTTATATATTCCAAATGTTTCTGAAACGCCTCCAATAACGGAGATACCATCTGAGACTAAGATGACTGTAACAATAAAGCGGTATAATGGCACAATTCAATATATTTCACTAGAAGAGTATGTAACTGGGGTAGTAGCTGCTGAATTAGGTGCTGGTTTTAATGATGCTTCGTATAAAGCGCAAGCACTTGCAGCTAGGACTTATGCTGCGAAACGGGTTGTAGAAGGTAAAATTATAACAGATACCGATAGTCATCAGGTTTATAAGGATGAAAGTCAAATAAGACAATTATGGGGAGAAAATGATTATAATACCTATTATCCACAAGTTGAAAAAGCGGTTAATGATACAAGAGGAGAAGTGATTAAATATAATGGAGATTTTATTGATGCTTTATTCTTTTCAACGAGTAATGGAAAAACAGAAAATCCTGTTTATGTTTGGGGTGGAGAATTAGATTATTTACAATCGGTTGATAGTCATTGGGATACCAAATCACCCTATTTTTATCGGGTAAATACCTTTACAACTAGCGAATTCGCCGCTAGATTAGGTGTTTCTTCCTCAAACTTATACGCTAATGTGTTATTTAGAACGGCCAATGGTAGTGTAAATACCATTAATATATCAGGAAGATCCTTTTCTGGGAATTATGTTAAAAGTCGTTTGGGATTACGTTCAACAGATTTTGATATCAGGATTTCTGGTGGAAAAGTAACCATTGAACAACGTGGCTGGGGACATTCAGTGGGAATGAGTCAATACGGTGCATATTTTATGGGAGAAGAAGGATATACTTATGATCAAATCATCCATCACTATTATCAGGGTGTTGATATTAATAGAATATAG
- a CDS encoding ABC transporter permease, which yields MKNFLKHLKIDYKISIRDRTLFLMSYLFPLTFFFFMGLVMTSVNPSYKAILFPSMLMFSILTSTVLIVPNVIVSNRETGIYRSFKIYGIQKRSIIALTIISNLINILIVSLVIGFASAFVFKVSMPNGLKEWGLLLVSVFLVWFSSITIAILLGNVVKNSKHTVMYTQLIFLPSILLGGVMIEVKTLPTIMQSIAMIFPTTHAMNMISVWSYHQETTIQAIVSMIILIILGLLFLVLDFVLFRYDHKNK from the coding sequence ATGAAAAATTTTTTGAAACATCTAAAAATAGACTATAAAATTAGCATACGTGATAGAACTTTATTTTTAATGAGTTATTTATTCCCACTTACCTTTTTCTTTTTCATGGGACTTGTGATGACCTCAGTAAATCCATCATATAAAGCTATTTTATTTCCAAGCATGTTGATGTTTTCAATACTAACTTCAACGGTTTTAATTGTCCCAAATGTCATTGTTTCTAATCGAGAAACAGGGATTTATCGTAGCTTTAAAATTTATGGAATTCAAAAACGCTCAATCATAGCCCTGACTATTATTAGTAATTTAATTAATATCTTAATTGTTAGTTTAGTAATTGGCTTCGCATCAGCTTTTGTATTCAAAGTATCAATGCCTAATGGGTTAAAAGAGTGGGGATTATTGTTAGTATCAGTTTTTCTTGTTTGGTTTTCATCAATCACAATTGCGATATTATTAGGGAATGTGGTTAAAAATAGTAAACACACAGTGATGTATACACAACTTATTTTTCTACCATCTATATTATTAGGTGGGGTAATGATTGAAGTGAAAACATTACCTACTATCATGCAATCGATTGCCATGATTTTTCCAACAACACATGCGATGAATATGATTAGTGTTTGGAGTTATCATCAAGAAACAACGATACAAGCCATTGTCAGTATGATTATTTTAATCATATTAGGATTACTCTTTCTAGTATTAGATTTTGTTTTATTCAGATATGATCATAAAAATAAGTAA
- a CDS encoding DegV family protein, with the protein MIKLIVDSTADLPSDYFDNYQIGVVPLIVNINNKEYKDKKTIAVDELYQSLKKGDDVKTSQPNPFDVYEAIEKEAKNNHDIIFISISSKLSGTYQTVFMVVEELKEKYPDIKIKIIDSKGGSGIPGLMAIKAAQLIENNTPFPNIIQVLEEMTNHSEHIFTVKDLKYLFKSGRLKKSTALIGNLLHFKPILHIEHGEIKLLQKVRGQNKAFNKMVDLVEERIKNYPDQTIAIMHANDLEVALVIKQKLIERLGHKDFIIDQIGSAMGTHIGIGGVGVFFFNKKI; encoded by the coding sequence TTGATTAAATTAATTGTTGATAGCACAGCAGACTTACCAAGTGATTATTTTGACAACTATCAAATTGGTGTAGTTCCACTTATTGTAAACATTAATAATAAAGAATACAAAGATAAAAAAACCATTGCGGTTGATGAATTATATCAATCATTAAAAAAAGGTGATGATGTAAAAACAAGTCAACCTAATCCATTTGATGTCTATGAAGCCATTGAAAAAGAAGCTAAAAATAATCATGACATCATTTTTATAAGTATCTCTTCAAAATTATCAGGAACCTATCAAACTGTTTTTATGGTAGTCGAGGAACTAAAAGAAAAATATCCTGATATAAAAATTAAAATCATCGACTCTAAAGGAGGCTCTGGTATTCCAGGACTCATGGCGATAAAAGCAGCTCAACTAATTGAAAATAATACACCTTTTCCTAATATCATTCAAGTATTAGAAGAGATGACAAACCATAGTGAACATATTTTTACTGTAAAAGACCTAAAATATTTATTTAAAAGTGGACGATTAAAAAAATCAACCGCTTTAATTGGAAACCTATTACATTTTAAACCCATCCTTCATATTGAACATGGTGAAATAAAACTACTCCAAAAGGTCAGAGGACAAAACAAAGCCTTCAACAAAATGGTTGATCTTGTTGAAGAAAGAATTAAAAATTATCCAGACCAAACCATAGCGATTATGCACGCGAACGATTTAGAAGTCGCTTTAGTAATCAAACAAAAATTAATAGAAAGACTTGGCCACAAAGATTTTATAATTGATCAAATTGGTAGTGCAATGGGTACCCATATAGGAATTGGTGGCGTTGGTGTCTTTTTCTTTAACAAAAAAATCTAA